The genomic interval CGGGCTGCGGATCCCTTTCCGTCGATCCGACCCGCGAGCCGGAACTCCGGCTGCGCTTCGAGGGCGGTGTGCTTCGCTCGCGACGCGTCGAATTGGCTGCCCTCGAGGATGAGCAGGAGGCCATCTTCGAGCGGGGCTGGACCGACGGGCTCCCGGTGGTCCCACCGACCGAGGCCCGGGTGATGGCCATGCTCGAAGGAACGACCCGCGCCCCGGCCGAGATCGTCGCGATCGTACCGCCCTCCCTCGTCGAGGGAACCGTCGAGAAGGTTGCGATCAACGCCGTCATGGCGGGCTGCAAGCCCGAGTACCTTCCCATCGTGCTCGCTGCGGTCGAGGCGGTCTGCAACGACACGTTCAACATGCACGGCGTGCAAGCTACGACGATGGGTTGCGTGCCGCTGACCGTAGTCAACGGGCCGATCCGACATGCAGTCGGAATGAACTCCGGCGTGGCGGTGCTCTCGCCGGGCAATCGCGCCAACGCGACGATCGGGCGGGCACTCCAGCTGGTGATTCGCAATATCGGCGGGAGCCGCCCGGGCGAAATCGACCGCTCCACCTTCGGCCACCCCGGCAAACTCGGCATGTGCTTCGCGGAAGACGAGGAAGGCTCACCCTGGGAACCCTTCTCGGCAGATTTCGGCGCAGCCACCGGAACGAACACGGTGACCGTCTTCGCTTGCGAAGGCCCGCGGCTGATCGTCGATCAGCTCTCCCGCGAACCCGATTCCCTGGTGCGCAGCATGGCCGCCTGCTTGAAGGCGGTGCATCACCCCAAGATGGGCGTGGCGCTCTCGGCCCTGATGGTCATCGGGCCAGAGCACGGCCGCGTGTTTCGCGAAGCAGGCTGGACCAAGGCGAAGCT from bacterium carries:
- a CDS encoding thioredoxin family protein, with amino-acid sequence MPDPSQAPLPDGLVVFVKRDCPTCELVVPVLAELAAGPGLTILTQDDPAFPEGMDAVDETNLERSWHHAIEAVPTLLRVENGKEAARALGWHRGDWEELTGVSGLGAGLVDWRPGCGSLSVDPTREPELRLRFEGGVLRSRRVELAALEDEQEAIFERGWTDGLPVVPPTEARVMAMLEGTTRAPAEIVAIVPPSLVEGTVEKVAINAVMAGCKPEYLPIVLAAVEAVCNDTFNMHGVQATTMGCVPLTVVNGPIRHAVGMNSGVAVLSPGNRANATIGRALQLVIRNIGGSRPGEIDRSTFGHPGKLGMCFAEDEEGSPWEPFSADFGAATGTNTVTVFACEGPRLIVDQLSREPDSLVRSMAACLKAVHHPKMGVALSALMVIGPEHGRVFREAGWTKAKLKQELAAALIMRGGDVMRGAEGIAEGLPLPPGAEEVQLPKFRPEAFHIVFAGSGAGLFSTVFGGWLTGPEGSQAVNQEIKP